In the genome of Fusobacterium sp., one region contains:
- a CDS encoding TonB-dependent receptor — protein MWKYGVSSSVKATDKLALKVDYSRSKINSWRDDDDIGKLTSRTKEISFDTKYKFDNADLKVKYTRNEKYRADGGDLDESDYNEDRDQIHLSSKGRFGTRTYTKSDDWYVNYRQNIGENTEFLTYANLYTKDTTNKRTKLKTGDYEKKYIKTQIKHKYMEENYFIAGLDYLQETDKALATGKYTGKKSVKDDYGMFIMNELKFGKLTFGQGFRYNIAKYDYYWSTNNPIPADKKGEAGDQEYKNYAATLELKYDYSDTGMIYGKLSRDFRTPLIREMNYTVNASKLDSQTQHTFELGIKDFIGDIYFSLSTFYKKTDGEIYYQGTIDSDEPSETNFPYYNMGDTRRIGVELLSEQYLGKFTFTESVTYINHKIVDSDFESRKNKEIPMVPNWKLGFAVNYKYNDNLNLNADVVYYGNYYDSDDPENVRPKDCGDYSTVDLSANYKFENGVALTARINNLFDKHYEDYVGYYRNNTRQYSPAAGRNFSVGINYTF, from the coding sequence ATCTGGAAATATGGAGTTTCTTCAAGTGTAAAGGCTACTGATAAATTAGCTTTAAAAGTAGATTATTCAAGGTCTAAAATAAATAGCTGGAGAGACGATGATGATATAGGAAAACTTACAAGCAGAACTAAAGAAATTTCTTTTGATACTAAATATAAGTTTGATAATGCAGATTTAAAAGTAAAATATACTAGAAATGAAAAGTATCGTGCTGATGGAGGAGATTTAGATGAGTCTGATTATAATGAGGATAGAGATCAAATTCATCTATCTTCAAAAGGAAGATTTGGAACTAGGACTTATACAAAATCAGATGATTGGTATGTTAACTATAGACAAAATATAGGGGAAAATACAGAATTTCTAACTTATGCAAATTTATATACAAAGGATACTACTAATAAAAGAACTAAACTTAAAACTGGAGATTATGAAAAAAAATATATAAAAACACAAATAAAACATAAATATATGGAAGAAAATTATTTTATAGCTGGATTGGACTACCTGCAGGAAACTGATAAAGCATTAGCAACTGGAAAATATACAGGTAAAAAGTCTGTAAAAGATGATTATGGAATGTTCATAATGAATGAACTTAAATTTGGAAAATTAACTTTTGGACAGGGATTTAGATATAATATAGCTAAATATGACTATTATTGGTCTACAAATAATCCTATTCCTGCTGATAAAAAAGGAGAAGCTGGAGATCAAGAGTATAAAAATTATGCTGCAACTTTAGAATTAAAATATGATTATTCAGATACTGGAATGATCTATGGAAAATTATCAAGAGATTTTAGAACACCATTAATACGAGAGATGAACTATACTGTAAATGCTTCTAAATTAGATTCTCAAACTCAACATACTTTTGAGCTAGGAATAAAAGATTTTATAGGAGATATTTATTTCAGTCTTTCTACTTTCTACAAAAAAACTGATGGAGAAATTTATTATCAAGGAACTATTGATTCTGATGAGCCTAGTGAAACTAATTTTCCATATTACAATATGGGAGATACAAGAAGAATTGGAGTGGAACTTTTATCAGAACAATATTTAGGCAAATTTACTTTTACTGAATCAGTAACATATATAAATCATAAAATTGTTGATTCTGATTTTGAATCAAGAAAAAATAAAGAAATTCCTATGGTTCCAAATTGGAAATTAGGTTTTGCAGTTAATTATAAATATAATGATAATCTGAATTTAAATGCAGATGTTGTTTACTATGGAAATTATTATGATTCAGATGATCCTGAAAATGTTAGACCAAAAGATTGTGGAGATTATTCAACAGTTGATTTATCTGCAAACTATAAATTTGAAAATGGAGTAGCATTAACTGCTAGAATTAATAATCTATTTGATAAACATTATGAAGATTATGTTGGATATTATAGAAATAATACACGTCAATATTCACCAGCAGCTGGAAGAAACTTTTCAGTTGGAATAAATTATACTTTCTAA